A region of Granulicella sibirica DNA encodes the following proteins:
- a CDS encoding TMEM14 family protein, translating into MHKLTIAFGVLLIILGVGCYVATGSAHPTSLIPASFGIVLAILGFLANSDEPKKRMLWMHIAVTVALLGFLGTIPAVFQTIQISRGVTYPHPVAVEEKAAMSLLCLLFVAFCVRSFINARRARLV; encoded by the coding sequence ATGCACAAGCTGACCATCGCCTTTGGCGTTCTGCTCATCATCCTTGGCGTCGGCTGCTATGTCGCGACCGGCAGCGCGCACCCAACCTCGCTCATCCCCGCCAGCTTCGGCATCGTTCTCGCTATCCTTGGCTTCCTGGCCAACAGTGACGAGCCGAAAAAGCGCATGCTCTGGATGCACATTGCCGTTACCGTCGCCCTTCTCGGCTTCCTCGGCACCATCCCAGCCGTCTTCCAGACCATCCAGATCTCCCGCGGCGTCACCTACCCGCACCCCGTCGCTGTTGAAGAGAAAGCAGCCATGTCCCTCCTGTGCCTGCTCTTCGTCGCCTTCTGCGTCCGTTCATTTATCAACGCCCGTCGCGCCCGCCTCGTCTGA
- a CDS encoding ABC transporter ATP-binding protein — protein sequence MSFGPSSFGTGMKAVDRPSRGAGRAATAKLTAERPKPSIKKMLPEVWKLIRPRRYLLAGSFLLMIVNRASGLVLPASTKYLIDRVMGKHDLGVLPIIVGVVVAATITQGITSFVLTQLLSKAGQRLIAELRTQVQAHIGRLPVAFYDENRTGTLVARIMTDVEGVRNLMGTGVIDFCGGVLTAIFAFGYLVHLSVKMTGLTFVILLAFGIILQRAFSTIRPIFRERAKINAEVTGRLTESLGGVRVVKGYHAEEAESRVFAAGANRLLANVISSLTAQSMMSLASTAVLGVVGALIMYLGAHQVVAGQLTTGGYVTYVMFLAFMIAPIAQLVSIGTQLTEALAGLDRTTEILSEREEDSEPTRSKVLDTIVGDIEFQDVRFAYEEDKEVLHGISFASRPGTVTALVGSSGSGKSTIISLICGFHVATGGRILVDGDDLASIRLSSYREQLGVVLQETFLFDGTVRENVQFSRPNATEEQVMEACRIARVDEFAARFPEGYDTIVGERGVKLSGGQRQRISIARAILADPRILILDEATSSLDSESEAMIQSGLQHLMAGRTTFVIAHRLSTIRRANQILVIEQGVILERGTHEELYALHGRYYDLYTRQHGLEANLFLAPGEGDKIAELEPSKA from the coding sequence ATGTCCTTTGGCCCATCGAGCTTCGGTACGGGTATGAAGGCGGTCGACCGGCCGTCACGTGGAGCAGGACGAGCGGCCACGGCGAAACTCACCGCCGAACGCCCCAAGCCCAGCATCAAGAAGATGCTTCCCGAGGTCTGGAAGCTCATCCGGCCGCGCCGCTACCTCCTCGCCGGCAGCTTCCTCCTCATGATCGTCAACCGCGCCAGCGGTCTCGTCCTCCCCGCGTCGACCAAGTACCTCATCGATCGCGTCATGGGCAAGCACGATCTCGGCGTCCTGCCCATCATCGTTGGAGTCGTCGTCGCCGCGACCATCACCCAGGGCATTACCAGCTTCGTCCTCACCCAGCTTCTTTCCAAGGCCGGCCAGCGCCTCATCGCCGAGCTCCGCACCCAGGTCCAGGCCCACATCGGCCGCCTCCCCGTCGCCTTCTACGACGAGAATCGCACCGGAACCCTCGTCGCCCGCATCATGACCGACGTCGAAGGCGTCCGCAACCTCATGGGCACAGGCGTCATCGATTTCTGCGGCGGCGTGCTCACCGCCATCTTTGCCTTCGGCTATCTCGTCCATCTCAGCGTCAAGATGACCGGCCTCACCTTCGTCATCCTCCTCGCCTTCGGCATCATCCTGCAGCGCGCCTTCTCGACCATCCGCCCCATCTTCCGCGAGCGCGCCAAGATCAACGCCGAGGTCACCGGCCGCCTCACCGAGTCGCTCGGCGGCGTCCGCGTCGTCAAGGGCTATCACGCCGAAGAGGCCGAGTCGCGCGTCTTCGCCGCCGGAGCCAACCGCCTCCTCGCCAACGTCATCTCGTCCCTCACCGCGCAGTCCATGATGTCGCTCGCCTCGACCGCCGTACTCGGCGTCGTCGGCGCGCTCATCATGTACCTCGGCGCGCACCAGGTCGTCGCAGGCCAGCTCACCACCGGCGGCTATGTCACCTACGTCATGTTCCTCGCGTTCATGATCGCGCCCATCGCCCAGCTCGTCTCCATCGGCACCCAACTCACCGAGGCCCTCGCCGGCCTCGACCGCACCACCGAGATCCTCAGCGAGCGCGAAGAGGACTCCGAGCCCACCCGCAGCAAGGTCCTCGACACCATCGTCGGCGACATCGAGTTCCAGGACGTCCGCTTCGCCTACGAAGAGGATAAGGAAGTCCTCCACGGCATCAGCTTCGCCTCCCGCCCCGGCACCGTCACTGCCCTCGTCGGCTCCTCCGGCTCCGGCAAATCGACCATTATTTCCCTCATCTGCGGCTTCCACGTCGCCACTGGCGGACGCATCCTCGTCGACGGGGATGACCTCGCCTCCATCCGCCTCTCCAGCTACCGCGAGCAGCTAGGCGTCGTCCTCCAGGAGACATTCCTCTTCGACGGCACCGTCCGCGAGAACGTCCAGTTCAGCCGTCCGAACGCGACAGAAGAGCAGGTGATGGAAGCCTGCCGCATCGCCCGCGTCGACGAGTTCGCCGCCCGCTTCCCCGAGGGCTACGACACCATCGTCGGCGAACGCGGCGTCAAGCTCTCCGGAGGCCAGCGCCAGCGCATCTCGATCGCCCGCGCCATCCTCGCCGACCCGCGCATCCTCATCCTCGACGAAGCCACAAGCTCCCTCGATTCAGAGTCGGAGGCCATGATCCAGTCTGGCCTACAGCACCTCATGGCGGGCCGAACCACCTTCGTCATCGCCCACCGCCTCTCGACGATTCGCCGCGCCAACCAGATCCTGGTCATCGAGCAGGGCGTTATCCTCGAACGCGGAACCCACGAAGAGCTCTACGCCCTCCACGGCCGCTACTACGACCTCTACACCCGCCAGCACGGCCTCGAAGCCAACCTATTCCTGGCCCCCGGCGAAGGCGACAAGATCGCAGAGCTGGAACCCTCCAAGGCCTGA
- a CDS encoding transposase: MDPRRQRGLELAATTKIRRKGKVWIIPSQSGKGHSYNVELNKDGSTCTCADHEMQKVKCKHIFAAEFIKQRETLPEGIVAEGKTAKPTYKQNWPAYNAAQSNEKDRVFELLRGLCDGISQPPQGRGRPRLPLSDMIFCAVTKVYCTMSGRRTSSDLRDCEARGLVANAPHYNSVFNALDNAAITPILKALIEESATPLKAVETDFAVDSSGFSTSTYARWFDAKYGRLHVDRYWVKAHLIIGVKTNIVSSVEVTGPEANDYPVLAPLLDATIKNFSVQEVSADKGYIGRTNLEKIVSVGAVPYIPFKSNATGKGSELWRKMWHYYEFSRPEFLAKYHKRSNVESTFSMIKAKFGASVRSKTPTAQMNEVLCKVLCHNLCCLVHSIYELELEPIFWAA, encoded by the coding sequence ATGGATCCCAGAAGACAGCGCGGGCTGGAACTCGCCGCTACTACTAAGATTCGCCGAAAGGGCAAAGTCTGGATTATCCCAAGTCAAAGCGGCAAGGGACATTCCTACAACGTTGAACTGAACAAAGATGGCTCGACCTGCACCTGCGCCGACCACGAGATGCAGAAAGTGAAGTGCAAGCACATCTTTGCAGCCGAGTTCATCAAGCAGCGCGAGACCCTCCCTGAAGGGATCGTCGCTGAAGGCAAGACGGCAAAACCAACGTATAAACAGAACTGGCCAGCGTACAACGCAGCTCAATCCAACGAGAAAGATCGCGTATTCGAGTTGCTCCGCGGCCTCTGCGACGGGATTTCTCAGCCGCCTCAGGGTCGCGGTCGTCCTCGCCTACCGCTTTCAGACATGATCTTCTGCGCGGTGACCAAGGTCTACTGCACGATGTCCGGGCGTCGTACCAGCAGCGATCTCCGCGACTGCGAAGCAAGGGGACTCGTCGCAAATGCCCCGCATTACAACTCCGTCTTCAACGCCCTCGACAACGCCGCGATTACTCCGATCCTGAAAGCGCTGATTGAAGAGAGCGCCACACCGCTCAAGGCTGTTGAGACTGACTTCGCCGTCGACAGTTCTGGCTTTTCGACGTCCACATACGCCCGCTGGTTCGACGCGAAGTACGGCAGGCTCCATGTTGACCGCTACTGGGTAAAAGCCCACCTAATCATCGGCGTGAAGACCAACATCGTCTCCAGCGTTGAGGTCACCGGCCCTGAAGCCAACGACTACCCAGTTCTTGCTCCTCTCCTCGACGCGACCATTAAGAACTTCAGTGTTCAAGAGGTGTCCGCTGATAAGGGGTACATCGGCAGAACCAATCTTGAGAAGATCGTCTCGGTCGGGGCCGTTCCGTACATTCCGTTCAAGAGCAATGCGACCGGAAAGGGATCCGAACTCTGGAGGAAGATGTGGCACTACTACGAATTCAGCCGCCCTGAATTTCTAGCCAAGTACCACAAGCGCTCGAACGTCGAATCCACGTTCTCAATGATTAAAGCGAAGTTTGGGGCATCTGTCCGGTCAAAGACACCCACCGCCCAGATGAACGAGGTGTTGTGCAAAGTGCTCTGCCACAACCTCTGCTGCCTTGTTCATTCCATTTACGAACTAGAGTTAGAGCCCATTTTCTGGGCGGCTTGA
- a CDS encoding type II toxin-antitoxin system RelE/ParE family toxin, which yields MPLQVEYHKSAEKYLEKLDQPLQNRIKKKIEEIAAEPDNPRLSLPLAATTKRGSRVGKYRILLLVKEPLLYVVEVDSRGQIYRTL from the coding sequence ATGCCTCTTCAGGTCGAGTATCACAAATCCGCTGAGAAATACCTCGAAAAGTTGGATCAGCCGCTTCAGAACCGCATCAAAAAGAAAATAGAAGAAATTGCCGCTGAACCAGATAATCCGCGTCTGTCGCTTCCGCTAGCCGCAACGACGAAAAGGGGTTCTCGGGTCGGCAAATACCGTATCTTGCTTCTGGTGAAAGAGCCCCTCCTTTACGTTGTAGAGGTTGACTCGCGTGGGCAAATCTACAGGACCCTTTGA
- a CDS encoding helix-turn-helix domain-containing protein: MAISISVRLGRRLKELREARGWNQAFLAELSGIGRAHISQLENGAVEARLGTLEALATCFEMTISALLRDI, encoded by the coding sequence ATGGCAATCTCCATTTCCGTCCGGTTGGGCCGCCGCCTGAAAGAACTCAGGGAGGCTCGCGGATGGAATCAGGCGTTTCTTGCGGAGTTGTCGGGGATCGGGAGAGCGCACATCTCGCAACTGGAAAACGGTGCCGTTGAGGCTCGACTGGGAACGCTAGAAGCGCTGGCGACTTGCTTTGAGATGACCATATCCGCCTTGCTGAGGGATATTTAG
- a CDS encoding S9 family peptidase gives MQTVLKAPTARREPKTLEIHGTTLPDDYGWLREKTSPETIEYLNLENAFTEQEMGSTKEMQAKLYAEMLSHIKETDESVPYRRGGWFYLTRTVEGLQYSLHCRRAAGPDGTLDGAGAEITFLDVNKLAEGQAFMSLGGLSVSPDGNLLAYSTDNTGFRQYTLHIRDLRTGEDLADQAVRVGSFAWAADSATLFYTTEDEVTKRHDRLFRHIVATDTATDVQVHHEPDERFNLGVGRTRDERYLLMEAGSHTTSEARFLPASEPFGEFTLIAPRVDDQEYSVDHRDGLFYIHVNDAGENFRIVTAPVATPDREHWTEFLPEDKEVPLEDFDLFKDFFVTSTRRQGLPVLEVYPFLADGSKGVPQPIAFPEPTYTAGAHANPEFATSVFRYSYQSLVAPASVYEYTVATGASLLLKQQEVPGGFDRELYASERVWVTAEDGVRIPISVVYKRETFQRDGTNPLYVYGYGSYGYALPVGFSGSRLSLLDRGIVLAYAHIRGGGEMGDAWHDAGKMMVKRTTFTDFIAATEHLVREGYGAKDRVAIEGGSAGGLLMGAVVNLRPELFSVVLSHVPFVDVMNTMLDASLPLTVAEYEEWGNPNEAEAFGYMRSYSPYDNLVAGKYPAMLVKTSLNDSQVMYWEPAKYVAKLRTLKSNETPLLLHINMDAGHGGASGRYDYLKEIAFDYAFLLRELGVEG, from the coding sequence ATGCAGACTGTCCTGAAGGCGCCGACCGCGCGCCGCGAGCCGAAGACACTTGAGATTCACGGAACTACTCTGCCGGACGATTACGGCTGGCTGCGGGAGAAGACTTCTCCCGAGACGATTGAGTATTTGAACCTCGAGAATGCTTTCACCGAACAGGAGATGGGCTCGACGAAAGAGATGCAGGCGAAGCTCTATGCCGAGATGCTCTCGCACATCAAGGAGACCGACGAGTCGGTTCCCTACCGGCGAGGAGGATGGTTTTACCTCACGCGGACTGTGGAAGGTTTGCAGTATTCGCTACACTGCCGCCGGGCTGCCGGACCGGATGGGACGCTTGATGGCGCCGGGGCTGAGATTACGTTTCTGGATGTGAACAAGCTGGCGGAAGGTCAGGCGTTCATGTCGCTTGGTGGGCTCTCGGTGAGTCCTGATGGCAACCTGCTGGCTTACTCGACGGACAACACGGGCTTTCGGCAATACACGCTGCATATCCGCGATCTGCGGACGGGTGAGGATCTGGCGGACCAGGCGGTTCGGGTTGGATCTTTTGCCTGGGCGGCGGATTCAGCCACTCTGTTCTATACGACGGAGGACGAGGTGACGAAGCGGCATGATCGGCTGTTTCGGCACATCGTTGCTACGGATACTGCTACTGACGTTCAGGTGCATCACGAGCCGGATGAGCGCTTCAACCTCGGCGTTGGGCGGACGAGGGATGAGCGCTATCTGCTGATGGAAGCGGGAAGCCACACGACCAGCGAGGCGCGTTTTCTGCCTGCGAGCGAGCCGTTTGGCGAGTTCACGCTGATTGCGCCGCGCGTCGATGACCAGGAGTACTCGGTCGATCATCGCGATGGTTTGTTCTATATCCACGTGAACGATGCGGGAGAGAACTTCCGGATTGTGACTGCTCCTGTTGCCACGCCCGATCGGGAACACTGGACTGAATTTCTTCCGGAGGACAAGGAAGTTCCTCTTGAAGACTTCGATCTTTTCAAGGACTTCTTTGTGACTTCGACTCGGCGTCAAGGGCTGCCGGTGCTCGAGGTCTATCCGTTTCTCGCGGATGGGAGCAAAGGTGTTCCTCAGCCGATCGCATTTCCGGAGCCGACGTACACGGCTGGAGCGCATGCGAATCCGGAGTTTGCTACCAGCGTGTTTCGTTACAGCTATCAATCGCTGGTGGCACCTGCTTCTGTGTATGAGTACACGGTTGCTACCGGCGCCTCGCTGCTCTTGAAGCAGCAGGAGGTTCCGGGCGGATTCGATCGGGAGCTTTATGCTTCCGAGCGAGTCTGGGTTACGGCTGAAGACGGGGTTCGGATTCCGATCTCGGTTGTGTACAAGCGGGAGACGTTTCAGCGGGATGGGACGAATCCGCTGTATGTCTACGGCTACGGCTCTTACGGCTATGCGCTTCCGGTTGGCTTCAGCGGGTCGCGCTTGTCTCTGCTCGACCGTGGAATCGTGCTGGCCTATGCGCACATTCGCGGTGGCGGCGAGATGGGCGATGCGTGGCACGATGCGGGCAAGATGATGGTGAAGAGGACTACGTTTACGGACTTCATCGCGGCGACCGAACATCTCGTTCGCGAGGGTTATGGAGCGAAAGACCGCGTTGCCATTGAAGGCGGGAGCGCGGGTGGTTTGCTCATGGGTGCTGTCGTAAACCTTCGGCCAGAGCTCTTTTCCGTGGTTTTATCCCATGTTCCGTTCGTCGACGTGATGAACACGATGCTCGACGCTTCTCTGCCTCTGACGGTTGCCGAGTATGAAGAATGGGGCAATCCGAACGAGGCTGAGGCGTTTGGATATATGCGGTCTTACTCTCCTTACGACAACCTTGTTGCCGGCAAATATCCTGCGATGCTGGTGAAGACGAGTTTGAACGACTCGCAGGTGATGTACTGGGAGCCGGCGAAGTATGTCGCCAAACTTCGCACGCTCAAGAGCAACGAGACTCCGCTTCTGCTGCACATCAACATGGATGCTGGTCACGGCGGGGCTTCGGGGCGGTATGACTACCTCAAGGAGATCGCGTTCGATTATGCCTTTCTGCTGCGTGAGCTTGGGGTGGAGGGATAG
- a CDS encoding DUF4142 domain-containing protein produces the protein MQSMCVPRILFGAVLVLSPGLALAQNDPSEAPIQQSQREQQQPGAHANAQPQLLPQDSSGVPGMTGQQMKDKIFLRKSAEGGIAEVKFGQLAAEKAGSEDVKTFGSRMVTDHTLLNDEMKPIADSIGVRLPKTMNKMDQAEYEKLSALTGDDFDKEYLADMVKDHRKDLREFHEEATSTNDPTLKAAVEKGEGIIREHTHMVMKIAREKGIAVPPPGKPNAPTP, from the coding sequence ATGCAGTCGATGTGCGTACCTCGAATACTTTTCGGTGCAGTCCTTGTTCTGAGTCCTGGGCTTGCGCTCGCCCAGAATGACCCGAGCGAAGCCCCGATCCAGCAGTCCCAGCGCGAACAGCAGCAACCCGGAGCCCACGCCAACGCACAGCCGCAACTGCTTCCACAGGACTCCTCCGGAGTTCCCGGAATGACCGGTCAGCAGATGAAGGACAAGATCTTCCTGCGCAAATCGGCCGAGGGCGGAATCGCCGAGGTGAAGTTCGGACAGCTTGCAGCGGAGAAGGCCGGCAGCGAGGATGTCAAGACATTTGGCAGCAGGATGGTGACGGATCACACGCTCCTGAACGACGAGATGAAGCCGATCGCCGACTCGATCGGAGTTCGCCTGCCGAAGACGATGAACAAGATGGATCAGGCGGAATACGAGAAGCTAAGCGCGCTGACCGGGGATGATTTCGACAAGGAATACCTTGCCGACATGGTGAAGGACCACCGCAAAGATCTTCGCGAGTTCCACGAAGAGGCCACTTCGACCAACGATCCGACCCTGAAAGCGGCCGTGGAGAAGGGCGAAGGCATCATTCGGGAGCACACCCACATGGTCATGAAGATTGCCCGTGAGAAGGGCATCGCGGTTCCGCCGCCTGGCAAACCGAACGCGCCAACTCCTTAG
- a CDS encoding serine/threonine-protein kinase has translation MKRRVIGHYEFIRKIGAGGSGVVYLANDMLLQRPVVLKLLKRGALTPEQMRTTQLREARLASAIDHLNVCAIYDVGEEDDEAYIVMQYIPGKSLDKVIAAGPASLQVLLSIGIQVSDGLSAAHQIGIFHRDLKPANVMLTEGGLVKILDFGLARRLNNVEEAEFDPSAPATPAPLTPSATYTARGGTVAYMAPEQFVTGQSSVQSDIFALGLILYELASGRHPFHRPDAPEFQSIRAVQFADPPSLRQIVPTLPVELESVILRCLEKQPSARYSSAADVREALRTLMKTLQLDSVVMPGDTVAHHGSPQGRLQLESPEEEKRTTGILSMLAERFRESSAAAVGKQNTIVVLPFVNFGTPGAPGDVAPLYGYALADAIAARLARMPSLVVRPSSSLMTVPTQQLDPLSIGKKLLVHFVLAGNFLRSNDGFDLNWQLLDVPGQSVRAGGSINVASFDLISVQTEICNEVFATLQGFGDLQNDGSRVSTTSLSEDLSEEYLQARAVLSSFMSRTGSRDDLNRARELFESVVKQDDDYAPGWSGLGITHLQYARHGLGGQMHVLEARRAFEKALKLDPGSVEANLYRVYMLLSRGEKESARHGIENLLQTAGNDWNVHMVAGMTLRIDGMYEEALDQFNTSLHMNPSNAALIYNHRARVYQYQNQLELAGDEIDKGLTLEPRQPLLRISKGYQEMRLGDLSKAVATLEAVVREDDTMRIVYPTIALCYVQLGERNKAASFIVDETLSAAEADSEMAYRLATYFAVDGDESEALHWLRRAIYLGNENYPWFSINPAWKKLSGHGDFERILEDLKKSYRRNQKNWRRLLAQIRK, from the coding sequence ATGAAGCGCCGAGTCATTGGGCACTACGAGTTCATCCGCAAAATCGGAGCCGGCGGAAGCGGGGTCGTTTACCTCGCGAACGACATGCTCCTCCAGCGGCCCGTCGTGCTGAAGCTGTTGAAGCGCGGCGCTCTGACGCCGGAGCAGATGCGGACAACGCAGCTTCGCGAGGCGCGACTGGCTTCTGCGATCGACCACCTCAATGTCTGCGCCATCTACGACGTAGGGGAAGAAGACGACGAAGCGTACATCGTCATGCAGTACATTCCGGGCAAGAGCCTGGATAAGGTGATCGCTGCGGGACCCGCAAGCCTTCAGGTGCTTCTTTCGATCGGCATTCAAGTCTCCGATGGCCTTTCGGCCGCGCACCAGATCGGCATCTTTCACCGGGATCTCAAGCCGGCGAACGTGATGCTGACCGAGGGCGGACTGGTTAAGATCCTTGACTTCGGCCTCGCTCGCCGGCTGAACAACGTTGAGGAAGCAGAATTCGATCCCTCCGCTCCGGCGACGCCTGCTCCGCTGACGCCAAGCGCGACCTACACGGCTCGCGGCGGGACTGTCGCGTACATGGCTCCGGAGCAATTCGTGACCGGGCAGTCGAGCGTCCAGTCCGATATCTTTGCGCTTGGTTTAATTTTGTACGAGCTTGCGAGCGGGCGGCATCCGTTTCACCGGCCCGACGCGCCTGAATTTCAGAGCATCCGCGCGGTGCAATTCGCCGATCCACCGTCGCTGCGGCAGATCGTTCCGACGCTCCCGGTGGAGTTGGAGTCCGTTATCCTGCGGTGTCTGGAGAAGCAGCCTTCGGCGCGGTATTCCTCCGCCGCCGACGTTCGTGAGGCCTTGCGGACCCTGATGAAGACGCTGCAGTTGGACTCGGTGGTGATGCCCGGCGATACCGTCGCGCATCACGGCTCTCCGCAAGGGCGCTTGCAGCTTGAAAGCCCGGAAGAGGAGAAGAGGACGACAGGCATTCTGTCGATGCTCGCGGAGCGATTCCGCGAGTCGAGCGCGGCGGCAGTGGGGAAGCAGAACACGATCGTCGTGCTCCCGTTCGTCAACTTCGGGACGCCCGGCGCTCCGGGAGATGTGGCGCCGTTGTACGGCTATGCGCTGGCGGATGCGATCGCGGCGCGGCTGGCGAGGATGCCCTCGCTTGTGGTGAGACCGTCAAGCTCGCTGATGACGGTGCCGACGCAGCAGCTTGATCCGTTGAGTATCGGGAAGAAGCTGCTTGTCCACTTTGTGCTTGCAGGGAACTTCCTCCGGTCGAACGATGGCTTCGATCTTAACTGGCAGTTGCTCGATGTTCCGGGGCAGAGCGTTCGTGCGGGTGGCTCGATCAATGTGGCCTCGTTCGACCTGATCTCAGTGCAGACGGAAATCTGTAACGAGGTATTCGCCACGCTGCAGGGCTTTGGCGATCTGCAGAACGATGGATCGAGAGTCTCGACGACTTCGCTGAGCGAGGATCTTTCCGAGGAGTATCTGCAGGCCCGAGCGGTGCTTTCTTCGTTCATGTCGCGAACCGGGAGCCGCGATGATCTCAATCGCGCGCGAGAGCTGTTCGAGTCCGTCGTGAAGCAGGATGATGACTATGCTCCAGGATGGTCCGGGCTCGGCATTACGCATCTGCAGTATGCGCGGCATGGGCTTGGCGGGCAGATGCATGTGCTCGAGGCGCGGAGGGCGTTCGAGAAAGCGCTGAAGCTTGATCCGGGGTCTGTCGAGGCGAATCTTTACCGGGTTTACATGCTGCTGTCGCGCGGCGAGAAGGAGTCGGCGAGGCATGGCATCGAGAACCTTCTGCAGACGGCAGGGAACGACTGGAACGTCCACATGGTCGCCGGAATGACGCTGCGGATCGATGGAATGTACGAGGAGGCTCTCGATCAGTTCAATACATCGCTGCATATGAATCCATCGAATGCGGCTTTGATCTATAACCATCGCGCACGGGTGTATCAGTATCAGAATCAGCTTGAGCTTGCCGGCGATGAGATCGACAAAGGGCTGACGCTGGAACCGCGGCAGCCGCTCTTGCGGATATCCAAGGGGTATCAGGAGATGCGGCTCGGCGATCTCTCGAAGGCGGTCGCGACGCTTGAAGCCGTGGTGCGCGAAGATGACACGATGCGCATCGTGTATCCGACGATTGCGCTCTGCTATGTGCAGCTCGGCGAACGGAATAAGGCCGCGAGTTTCATCGTGGATGAGACGCTATCGGCTGCCGAGGCCGATAGTGAGATGGCTTATCGGCTCGCGACCTACTTTGCTGTCGATGGAGATGAGTCGGAGGCGTTGCATTGGCTGCGTCGGGCGATTTATCTAGGCAACGAAAACTATCCGTGGTTCTCCATCAATCCCGCCTGGAAGAAGCTCTCGGGGCACGGTGATTTCGAGAGGATTCTCGAGGATTTGAAGAAGAGCTACCGGCGCAACCAGAAGAACTGGCGGCGTCTTCTGGCTCAGATTCGGAAGTAA
- a CDS encoding class I SAM-dependent methyltransferase, producing the protein MAKPITRPDYGIDAPAVMRNLFLAGVVFLLLAIFLPRTVHLAPNVALNSPSLFWPAGFLIGEGLLFLLYVKVGKFRHRDFMLSLHNWRGDEQVLDVGCGRGLLLAGAAKRIPDGHATGIDVWSNVDMGGNSPEATTHNLQLEGVTSRATLISIPAQQMPFPDATFDVVVSNLCLHNIYDRATRTVALRQIVRVLKPGGTALISDYKRTGEYAEAFRLLGLEVTTKHGSLVTTFPPLTVVIARKPR; encoded by the coding sequence ATGGCCAAACCCATTACCCGCCCCGATTATGGCATCGACGCCCCCGCCGTCATGCGCAACCTCTTCCTCGCCGGAGTAGTCTTCCTTCTCCTCGCGATCTTCCTGCCACGCACCGTGCATCTCGCGCCAAACGTAGCGCTGAACTCCCCATCCCTCTTCTGGCCCGCAGGCTTCCTCATCGGCGAGGGCCTGTTGTTCCTCCTCTACGTCAAGGTAGGCAAGTTCCGCCACCGCGACTTCATGCTCTCGCTCCATAACTGGCGCGGCGACGAGCAGGTCCTCGACGTAGGCTGTGGCCGTGGCCTTCTTCTCGCCGGAGCCGCCAAACGTATCCCCGACGGCCACGCCACCGGCATCGACGTCTGGTCGAACGTCGACATGGGCGGCAACTCCCCCGAAGCCACCACCCACAATCTGCAACTCGAAGGCGTCACCTCTCGAGCCACGCTCATCAGCATCCCGGCCCAACAGATGCCGTTCCCCGATGCCACCTTCGACGTCGTCGTCTCGAACCTCTGCCTTCACAACATCTACGATCGGGCTACCCGCACCGTGGCTCTCCGGCAAATCGTCCGCGTCCTCAAACCCGGCGGAACGGCCCTCATCTCCGACTACAAACGCACCGGCGAGTACGCCGAGGCATTCCGCCTGCTTGGTCTCGAAGTAACGACAAAACACGGCAGCCTCGTCACCACATTCCCACCCCTCACGGTAGTCATAGCCCGCAAACCCCGCTGA
- a CDS encoding DinB family protein, with the protein MPTEPHNEEIRKQLKALLDGGQAHATFDAAVKDFPVELRATVPENLPYSAWQLLEHMRITLRDILDFSAPPTGGYQPIEWPKAYWPESPEPPYPGSWDNAAIAAIHNDLEKFQSLVASGDLYKPFRWGEGQNLLREALLVADHNAYHLGELVLLRRLLGIWKK; encoded by the coding sequence ATGCCAACCGAACCGCACAACGAAGAAATCCGCAAGCAGCTCAAAGCCCTCCTCGATGGCGGCCAGGCTCACGCCACCTTCGACGCCGCCGTCAAAGACTTCCCCGTCGAACTCCGCGCCACCGTCCCCGAAAACCTCCCCTACTCCGCCTGGCAGTTGCTCGAGCACATGCGCATCACCCTCCGCGACATCCTCGACTTCTCCGCGCCACCCACCGGCGGCTACCAGCCCATCGAGTGGCCCAAGGCCTACTGGCCTGAGTCTCCCGAGCCCCCATACCCCGGCTCCTGGGATAACGCCGCCATCGCCGCGATCCACAACGACCTCGAGAAGTTCCAGTCCCTCGTCGCATCCGGCGACCTCTACAAGCCCTTCCGCTGGGGCGAAGGCCAGAACCTCCTGCGTGAAGCCCTCCTCGTTGCCGATCACAACGCCTACCATCTAGGCGAACTCGTCCTCCTGCGCCGTCTCCTCGGCATCTGGAAAAAATAA